Proteins encoded by one window of Microcebus murinus isolate Inina chromosome 2, M.murinus_Inina_mat1.0, whole genome shotgun sequence:
- the DCLRE1B gene encoding 5' exonuclease Apollo, with product MNGVLIPHTPIAVDFWSLRRAGTARLFFLSHMHSDHTVGLSSTWARPLYCSPITAHLLHRQLQVSKQWIRALEVGESHVLPLDEIGRETMTVTLIDANHCPGSVMFLFEGYFGTILYTGDFRYIPSMLKEPALMLGKQIHTLYLDNTNCNPDLVLPSRQEAAHQIVQLIQKHPQHNIKIGLYSLGKESLLEQLALKFRTWVVLSPQRLELVQLLGLADVFTVDEKAGRIHAVDHMEICNSTMLHWNQTHPTIAILPTSRKIHRSHPDIHIIPYSDHSSYSELRAFVAALKPCQVVPIVSRQPCGEYFQDSLSPRLCMPLIPDSVQQYMSSSSRKPSFLWLLERRLKRRRTQGVVFESPEKNADQSQAYRNSNQAKKWKLSSWPGDLKKQPCYHPLKIKKQLFPNLCSKEWNGAVSFCESQKKVTVPTAPLGFSVHLRSIEEKFICPKTREDIGLEPPLVLRGDGPATTGNQSAWVGHGSPLSHSKATPRLATEFRSLALKYLLTPVNFFQAGYSSRSFDQQVEKYLKPLLKYRQESIE from the exons ACATGCACTCCGACCACACCGTGGGCCTATCTAGCACCTGGGCCCGGCCCCTCTACTGCTCCCCAATCACGGCCCACCTCTTGCATCGTCAGCTACAG GTATCTAAACAGTGGATCCGAGCCCTGGAGGTTGGTGAGAGTCATGTATTGCCCCTAGATGAAATTGGAAGAGAGACCATGACCGTAACCCTCATCGATGCCAATCACTGCCCTGGCTCTGTCATGTTTCTCTTTGAAGGATATTTTGGAACCATCCTCTACACAG GTGATTTTCGATATATACCATCCATGCTAAAGGAGCCAGCCCTGATGTTGGGGAAACAGATCCATACTTTATACCTAGACAACACCAATTGTAACCCAGACCTGGTTCTTCCTTCCCGACAAGAAGCTGCCCACCAGATTGTTCAGCTCATTCAAAAGCACCCACAACATAACATAAAGATTG GACTCTATAGCCTGGGAAAGGAATCACTGCTAGAGCAGCTGGCCCTGAAGTTTCGGACCTGGGTAGTATTGAGTCCTCAGCGCCTGGAGTTAGTACAGCTGCTGGGCCTCGCAGATGTGTTCACGGTAGACGAGAAGGCTGGCCGCATCCATGCTGTGGACCATATGGAGATCTGCAATTCCACCATGCTGCATTGGAACCAGACTCACCCTACCATTGCTATCCTTCCCACAAGCCGGAAAATCCACAGGTCCCACCCGGATATCCACATCATCCCTTACTCTGACCATTCCTCCTACTCTGAGCTTCGTGCCTTTGTTGCAGCACTGAAGCCTTGCCAGGTGGTTCCCATTGTCAGTCGACAGCCCTGTGGCGAATACTTTCAGGACAGCCTGAGCCCCAGGCTCTGTATGCCCCTGATTCCAGACTCTGTGCAGCAATACATGAGTTCCTCCTCCAGAAAACCGAGCTTTCTCTGGCTGTTAGAAAGAAGGTTAAAAAGACGGAGAACCCAGGGTGTCGTGTTTGAATCCCCTGAAAAAAATGCTGATCAATCTCAAGCTTACAGAAACTCAAATCAGGCCAAGAAATGGAAACTTTCATCCTGGCCTGGGGACCTTAAGAAGCAGCCCTGCTACCATCCTTTGAAGATCAAGAAGCAATTGTTCCCAAACCTGTGTAGCAAAGAATGGAATGGGGCAGTCTCTTTCTGTGAGTCCCAGAAGAAGGTTACTGTGCCCACTGCCCCCTTGGGATTTTCAGTGCACTTAAGGTCTATAGAGGAGAAGTTTATTTGTCCAAAAACCAGGGAGGACATTGGTTTAGAGCCCCCCTTGGTACTCAGGGGAGATGGCCCAGCAACCACAGGGAACCAGAGTGCCTGGGTGGGCCATGGTTCTCCCCTGTCTCACAGCAAGGCCACACCTCGTCTAGCTACTGAGTTCAGGAGCCTGGCACTAAAATACCTGCTGACTCCAGTGAACTTTTTCCAGGCAGGGTATTCTTCCAGAAGCTTTGACCAGCAAGTGGAAAAATACCTTAAACCCTTGCTGAAGTACAGACAGGAAAGTATAGAATGA